TTCTCCCCGGGCTGTAATTATCGATAGTAAACTAGTGTATTCACACAAACCTGGTTTGACAGACAATGCAACAACGAGGATAGGCAAATTGAGTTCGGCTTATCGCCCAATGTAGTTTTAATGCCGACGACAACCGAGTAAGAGAACAAGGAACGGATAATCAGTCAATATTGTGCATTGTACAATTCACTACTGtaatgtttttgttttgttttgtttactATGGTTACCCCTCTTCGGTATTTCTTATAACCAACTATATTCCATTATTGTGTACTTTATGGCAAGTGAAACCAATAAGTAACTTTCTATGTAGGAGAGAATTTAGTTTGTTTGTTACAATTTTATATTGAAGTACAAACTCAGTAAGCAAAAAGTTATAATAATAAGAGGTTACAAAAGGGAAAGCATTGAACAATAAAACAAGAAGCATTAATATTATTATAATTACTATTGTTAGACTTCATTTTATAATAGAAGGAGTAGAAATCAAACGGATAGGATCATATCATAAGGGTAAAGATTATTCCTGGCCCtcaacttttttaaatCTATTTGGttcttttctctctctcaAGTTCTTCACGACTTTTCACCAATCCATTCACTCCTTAACACATCATTCAAAGTTCGAGGTGTATCTAAGCATATCGATTCTACTCatacatcaacaacctACCTGTCAAGCCCGAGAAGAGACTCATTGATCGCTCCCTAGTTTTATGGAACGAAATACTAGCCACACATCGAAACGGAGTCTACTGTCATATACATCACTAGCTAATTGCCACTATAATTTTCCCTTTAAATTCTTCTGTCAGTGACCCATGCAAAACTGACGACCCTTGAGgctttgaaacaaaagagaataTCTTGAATGCCTGATCCCTTAAACAATCTACAGTCCGAGCTGGAACATCAAAGCCTGATGTCACAATCCAATGCGTCGAGCTTGTCGTcgcaaccacaacaaaatcaaaccatGAGCTTACCAACCGACGAGCCACTAAGTATCGGCGTGTTTCGTCGACCTAAACTACGTTCTATAGGAACGAGCGGTAGCACAATTACACAAGATAGCACAATACCATTGTCGCCGAGACaactcaattcatcaactcaTATTTCAGATCCACAACCCGAGGGAtttaaaagaaagagaCCTCGCGTCTCAAAAGCCTGTACGTATTGTcgaaaaaagaaagttaAATGTGATGGAAACTTGCCATGTTCCAACTGTCAAGAGAACAACGAAGGAGAATGTGTTTATGTAGCTGATCTGGAGAAGAAACCCAAAGCGCCCAAACTACCACCACCTTCAAAACCACAAAAACTGAACAAAGCCcaaacaattcaacaattaaaCCTGCGATTGGATAGAATTGAGAATTTGCTTGGTGTGTTGACTGATGAAATACGGAGCGCCAGGCAGCTGGCGAGTGATAACCAATATCAGTCACATCCGACAAatcttgatgatgatgagaatgAAATTCGATTAGAGAAAGGAATAGAAAACAAGCAACAAACTGAAACAACCAGCGATAACGCCACATCTCCAGAAGTCCAAAATAACAAGTTTGGATCTCACTCGATAATTGATATTTTTACAAAGTCATCGTTGGAAAACATTTTTCAAGGATTGGGTCCACACAATCGAATTGAAGTTCAAGATATTTCGCACATTGGCATCATATACAACTTTTTCTCGCATGCATTCATGGATTCTATATGTCAACCAATAAAGACTACAATTCGCAATAGAACCGATCTTATGGACAACACGTTTACCGATTTATCAATCCcacttgaaattttaaactatcttgatgatatatatatggTCTCTTATATTTGTGATTCATCCTATGTCAAAAGCTTATTTGAGagttatttcaaaaacaacaagaaagtTTATACAAAGGGCCCCAATTCAAAGTTGAGGTCATTTACTTGGTCGgaattgatgattatgacGGTTCTGATAGGACTTTGTATATctgttattgttgatgaaagaaATGTGGGCgcattgaagaaagatACGaaatcttcatcgtcaatTTTACAGACGGTAAGTGATAAgcaattggttgaaatcGACTCCAAGTGTTTCTTTTCGGCTGTGTTTTACTATAATCGATTAGTGTTGTGTAGTGAAGGGGTTGAAACGGTTCAAGCATTGGCAATATTCGTCGTCTATTTGCAAACGGTGATGTCTTCAGTTAAACTGACTCATGTTCCAATTGCTATAGCTGTCAGATATGCCCAAGATTTGGGTTTTCATCGGATAGAAACCTACGATGGATTAAGCTGGCACGAGCACAACACGCGTAAAAGATTATGGTGGTTTTGTCAAACGTTTGAGGTATCATACTGTTACCGATTTGGTAAACCAGTAATCGCTAGAGAATATAGACTGGCTAGTcttattgatgatgacaaaTTTACGGCAACCGTTGTGCAATCTAGCATAGAACAAATGCGTACATTATGGGAGGAGGCAAAGACTCTGAAAGATGtgtcaaaattgaatgaattacAGGAGAATAAGACGTTGCACAGATGTGCTGCTTATTTCTTGTATAGAATGACAAAGATACGGTTGCAAACCTTTGACTTGATCTATAGTATCTCGTCGCAGAATGTTAAATTAAGCAAGATTTTGACTTACATTGACCAAATGAACAAGGATATGCAAGACCTAGCCGATATAATTCAGCCTCCAATTACCATATGCTTTTACAACGATCCTCGgttctttttcaaagcagAGAACAAACCACTGGATCAAGTTATGGCGTTTGATTCAGCACAAGACAACATCCTTGCCATGTATATGAACTTTTACCAGCATTTGATGACAGTCAATCGGACTGCAATTCAGGAGATCCCACTCACAGAAGAGAATGAACCATTGATTGGAAAGATAAAGGAATGTAGAAACATTTCTCTCGAAAGTGCTAGAACAGTACTACACATTGTGAAGGGCCTGGATTTGATATCGATGCCTTACTCTTCATTCAGCTGGTATATGTACGAAGTTTTTGCTGCTTTTTGTCATTTGGCCAGTTCACACTTTGCCAATCCTAATACTTCTGAAGCTGAATTGGATTTAAAACTTATGATTGAAACTTCACTAAAGTTTTTCAGCTACAAGAATAAAGCTATTAAGATCCAACGCAATTGCATTCGTCAAAGTCTATACGACTTGACTACTAGATACTTGTTACGGATTTTCTCGAATATTACCAATGAAGAAGTAAAGAGCAAattattttccaaaaacaaGACATTGCAAAAACATTTAGATTTACCAGTACAATTTCCTGAATTTTACACATCCGACAGCCAATTGGGAGTCAACCTCAACTCAACGTCTAGATTATTCGAAATGTGGTTCCGTGCTTACAACTTTTTTAATATCGCATCTTCATCTGGTGGTAACAATGATGGTACACGGGAAAgttcaaaaccaaattcGTCAAATAACGAGAGTATGAGAAGTAGCAACGCCAACAGTACCCGCAACAGCAACAGTAGCGGCCATGGTAGCAGCATGGGAAATGCCAATACGTCTACTCGTGCTAGTAGTGAAATTAGTAACACTGTCAATGACAATTATGATAAAACCCCTTCTAGAAAGAAGATTGATAATATTTTAAAGCATGCTATTTCGCCACTGAATTCGACAAAGGTTAGATCGCAAGACTATGAGGATCATCTTACCGATGTTACTGATCAACAGAGTAAACAGAAATTTGCCAATCCTTCCACACACCATGCCTCACATTCAATGCCCGCCAACCAATTGTATACACCTCAAGCAAAACAATCAGATAAAGGCGAAAAAGCTTACAATCAGGAGCTGCAGCGTCAAACTCCCCAGGCTCATAAGCAGGATTATGCCCCCGGATCTCACCCTCGTCAACTGCATCAAATACATCACGTCTCGCTGGCTTCTCGACCTGCTTCACGCCACCtgcaaccacaaccacaaccacaaccacaaccacaaccacaaccacaactacaaccacaactacaaccacaactacaaccacaaccacaccgtcatcttcatcaacaaccgCCGCCACAGCATCACCAGCTGCATTATTTGGCAAATTATGCACCAAGATATCTGGACTCATCACCAACTACATCTCATCATTCTCAATATTCATCCAACACCGTTCCACAGTTTTACCAAGTTGAATGGGAACAGCCATCTGGGCAACAACTGCATATACCCTTTACGTTAGATCCACAAAGCACCCAACTTGAAGGAGTTGTGCCTACTAtttttgaatcttttgatCACATGACTGATCACAATGTCATGGCCAATGACAATCCGCAGCTGGATCTGTTGGCTCAGTTTGACCATAACTTTATGAGTGGGTCGAACATGAATGAGGTTCCAAGGCTGTTTGACGAAAATGACTAGGTTAAAAGGATGGGTTTTCAATAGTAGCACTCTTGATATTGACagctttgttttgataataGGGATGATTATTATTGATGGGGCGATTTGGGGAAGCTATACGATAACGGTATATTActacatatacatatagaataaaacaatcaaaactGAAGAGAAAATGTAGATAATTAAAGTAGTTATCGTGTTGGCGATTATATTTCTTCACCATTGCAAGTTAAACTCCGGAGCAAAACAGCAACACATTTCCGAATAGACTTCAACAGAAAATGTACTTCAAACGGACCCGAAATCAAACCTGCTCAGTGGTATAAAGAGTTTGTGATCAAATTTGCCACCCAATTGACAACAGGCGATAGTGTAAATTAACAATACTCTCCCAGTATAGTTGTAATTATCGTTTCTGTGCCAACATGGCTTTATCAATTGTGTCGtctttttcactttttcCCCAAAAGAATTCTATCAACATGTGCATATTAATGTCAAGAAGAAAGGCACTCAAAAAACTCTTACTGTTTGAAATTACATTGCTAATGACAAAGTCCAAAATTAAGACTCTTAGTTTCATGCAATAAGAGTTGACTCGCTCTTATTGTTTAGaagaaacaattcaaaattcacAAAATGTACAACTTCTTAAATTGAAAGGAAAATAGTAAGTAACAAGAAAGAGCGGGGCGCTTGTCAGTGGAAATAAAGGAATATCCGATGGTACAAAAAAAGCCTTCACCACTTTCTATGATTCCAAGCGTTGAGTTATTACTCGATGATACTATAGATACATTTGTAAACCCACAGTTATTAACCTCATCTATCTACAAAAATACTAAAACATCGGCTACCTATCTGGTGCGAATAACTCCTGCTGCAATCAACATATTAACCTTCTTGGCAACTTCTGGGTTCTTCATGTGTTCTTGTAATGCTGCTGGGTTATCTCTTGCTTGAGATAAGATTCCTTGCATTACTGGATCTTGCAATATTTGGACAATTTCAGGATCTTTCGAGACTCTTTCCATAGTTTGTTCTGGAGTCTCTCCATCAATGGCTTGGAATCTTTGGGTGCTGGCTTTGCCAaataattgatcaatttcatgcAAGTTTTTACCtcccaattttgaatccTTTTCACGAGCCTCATTAAGCGTCTCCATACAATGACTATAttccttcatcaataattgcGCATTGGCTTTTCTAATGTATGCTCTGATAAAATCTGGATCTTTCTCAATGGCAGTATCACAGTCTCTGACAGCATCGGGGAATGATAACAATTTGACTAATGCGGCAGCTCTGTTTGAGTAACCTCTAGGATCTTCGGGAGCCCTCTTGATCATTTCCCCATATGCCTTGACTGCATTTGGCCAATCACCTTTGGTGAAATATTCTTTTCCTTCCAAACGAGCCTCTTCGGCTTTCTCAGGGTTAATATAAGCCTTAGCTTCTCGGGTTTTGATTTCCCTTTGGGCGCttctcaatttgttcaacacATCTGGTGTACGATGTTCAGTtaatgatttatcaaagtACTTGACCGCTTGCTCTAAATcatcctttttcaaatatgtGTTACCCAATCTAGCAAATGACTTGGCAATTAGTTTGTAATCAGCTCTCATGTCTCTtccttcatcaacagcTTTGTTACATGTTGCTATAGCTGCATCATAATCTCCCTTTTCATACTCCGCTGCCGCACGATTGTTCAAATAGGTGATGTCTTTATTCAAGTCCCAAGCCTTGTCATAAGCTGCAATTGCTTCATCAAACTTGCGTTGTTTATAAAGTGTGTTACCCTCTGCTTTTGCCTTATCTGCAGCATCTTTATCGCCTTGTGGTGCATCTTTCATCTCTACATCACCCTCACTATCAACTTTTGTCTCTTCAGTTGCAGGTGCcgtttttgtttcttctgTAGCCTTTGGttcctctttcttttcactCTCTGCCTTTGGTTGACTAGCTGATTTTGAAGTATCACTCTCACCCTGAGATGAAGAGTTACCAGCATCAGCTGGAAAATCCATATCTATACCCATCAATGTTGCCATTATAGTCATTAATCTTGGATCAGACAAAAGTTGAGTAGCATTTGTTTGAGGATTGGCTTGAATCTGCAACACTTTAGCAACCAAATCAGGATCCTTCATTAATTCACTAGTCTTTGGATTgctcttcaattttgtgaTCAAATTGGGGTCTCTGAATATAGCACCCAATCCCATGTCACCACTAGAATTACGTGCTTTGATGGCATTCTCAACAGACTTCAAACCCTCCTTAGCCTGAGCATTGTTAGAGTCCAACGATAAGCACTTTTCATAAGCCTTTTGTGCATCCTCCAAATTTCCTAAACCAAATTGAGCTCCACCCACTCTATTGTATCCTTTGGCCCATGAAGGATTGATCTTTATACACTCTTCTGCATCCTTTAACGCCTGATCATACTCTTTCAACGATGCATAAGACCCGGAACGATTAGAATAAAGGACATGGTTGGGTTCTGGTGAGGCTTCAATAGCTTTCGTGAATGACTCAATTGCCTTTTCAAATTCCTTCGCGGCAAAGTATTTGTTACCTTCTGCTTTGTACTCGTCAGTCGTCGTCATATTAGCTTTTGATGATCTTATCGGATTGTGGGATACGTTTTGGTCTGATGACTGGTAAGGTCTGAAATTGATCTTTCTTATATTTTCAGGCAAATGgagaaaaatttaaagtgAGAGAgagttttgaattttttgcTAGAACATTCTTTCAGAAAGCCGCTCCAACAGAATGGTACACGACGCGCAAAGGCCATCGACATTGTTAATACATATTATTCACATCTCGTTCAGTACGTAATACATAAAGTCTAACCTATACTTCACTTGAAGCTGGCCTCCACAGCTTGCCGAACTAAACTCAAAGGGTATGCAGGACCATATCCATGACATTTCTCATTACCTTTCAACTTATCCATAActtcattgaaatcaatggttgtcaaatccaaatttgcCTCCTCGGCTTTGATCTGTAGATAGTCCCATACTGCCCCAAGAGCTAGCAATTTTTCGCCTTCAGAATTGTCGTACACTTTATTGATGGAATCTCTTTTCACCTGATGGTTGGTACCACGGGTTATCtcattgataaaatcaTCTTGTGATTGTGGgaaatgaaatttgttTACTGGTGCTTTACTTGCTATTAGTGAGCCTTCATTAGTTCTCAAAATCTCATTCTCTGTACTGATAGACAAATTTTGCTTCCTGATTATCTCGAGTTGTTCCATCAATTTCTGtctctcttcttcactCTGTAATAATTTGGcttccaattctttcaacttgGTTTCTTTACGCTCTCTAAACGCACGCTGGGCAGCTCTATTTTGCGCCTTCCTCTTCAACTGCAATTCCTCTTCAGTTAATTCGGAATCATCCCTAGCGATTAATACTgcatcctcttcatctaaCAACTGCCTTTTTGactttcttttgtttccattGACCTGCTCACTCAAGACTTTTTTGTCAATGTCATAATTTGCTGATGTCTCCGAGGTACCGGGTGAAGCAAGATGGTTGTTATTGACATGATGTGGGGACAAGTCATTGGAGATATAACTTACATTGCCCTGTGAATTATGAGTTGAATTCTGTGGCGGTATATCGTGATAAGGATATCCGTTCTGAGGAGCAGCATATGCTAGTTGTTGGTCTTGAAATGCAAAATTGTCATTTGTatcttgaaaatttggtaTGTTATATTGCATTTGCTCAGATTGGCCATGTAATGGATCACATGGTTCATTTTGTTGCTGGTTGAACGAAGCGATATTCTCTTGGTTCAACTCTGCAAATTCGGCAACTTCTCCATATGGGTCACCTTCCTGTTTCCGGTTAGCCAAATTAGGCGTCAGATATTGTTCATTGTTCCAAAACATAGGCGTACTTTGAGTATTAAAGGACATTTCGTGATCAGCCGTAAGAGAACGAAATTTCGCTGGGTTTTTTCGGGGTCGGGTTTGAGAAGCAGTGAtatcaaaatatttcacTCTATTAGTAGTGTAAGCTCTGGTAATTCAAATATGCCTAACAGAATAAGATTTTATTCGTGTGATTATCAACACCTATTGAATATAGTCTCTTGCTTATTGAGGAATATATTTAGATTGTTGCAGTGACGTTCAAAAAATAGGGTCGTGCGTTGAAGTTCAAAACAGATAAACTTTATTCCTCTGATTGTcttgtatttttttcttcaaatgcaCGACcttaatcaaatttgacagTTGTAAAATGGCTCGCTGGTTGAAGAGTTTGGCCTGGACTTCTTCCAGCTAGTACTAacatcttttttttttccctTAAGCTGACTAGCGCAGACTGAATTCATTTGTTGTAAAACTTTCGTCTCATAAACACAGTTAAATCCCGGTGAGCAATTTATATGATCACAAGACATTTGTATCTACGAGGCTCAATCACTGTAGTGTTTATAATGGTAGTATTAGAATGTAACAAGCTCTGCTTAGTCGAAAGACGCAACTTATTTGTACTGATGTTCTTATTCATCCATTTTCCTACATTTTCTCGATTTGTCTCAAGAATGATACAAATTTTTAGCTAAGATGTTAGTTACCCACAACCATATTTGTAGTCTTAAAAAACATACCAATCCTCGTTTGTCTACATAAACTGTCATTGCTTAAATACTCAATTGTGTTATAGCTATGCTGTTTTTGCGggtttattgaaaatgatttaCTTTCGCTTTACCGTTTTTCGTGCGGCTCAACCTTGGGACATTACCGTCAATAAGCGAAATGGTtttacaaaacaacaacatatAAATAGGACCCTGTTTTCCcttaattttcaaatacttttcACAATTCTAAATATCTCTCTTATCGATTTATTGGTCACCCACTTTCTTGTGAGGAGTTGACAACTTACCAATAGCATCTCAACATAGCATGTGGTCCATCTTTGACATTTGGTTGCACACGACCATTCATCACAAggcaatttgaaaaagaatttttttttttccatgTTAGGAATCGGGCCGGGACAAACTCCTTACCAAAACGCTCTGCAGATAGAGAAGTTTATAATATCTGACCAATGGGTGTTGACGGCCCAGAAGAGATAGGCGACACAGCTAAcgaaaaatttcatcaagtgCATTGACGCATCGAATTGAGTTTCGTTTCATTTTCCcgatttgttgttgtccCGCTTTTGCAGTTGCAACTTTTGaactttaattttttttcctttaGTTTTTTTTTNNNNNNNNNNCTTGACTGCAAAATGCCGTTCGATTTTGTCTCTCACACGAGCTGACGCATAttttataaaatttttcttttgcagTTTCCCCATAAAATCTTAACATGAGTCAGTTCTTTAAATCTCCTGATATTTAGTGCTTAAAAAGAGTTTACTTACTCTCTTCACCAGATTCCATACTCCAAATTCAGCTTCCCACCCGTTTTATAGCATGAGTCTAAAGGAAGAGCCTACCACCAGCAGAGAACTTAGCACTACTGAGGACGATTCTACACGATGGAGCCGATTCAAAGATTCTTTTAGAAGAGCCGATGAAATAgatgcaaaatcaaaaagcTCAATCAGCGATCTAGAAGCCAATACTTCAACAGAAGGAGATTTACATCGTGACTTACAAAATAGACatattcaaatgattgCCCTTGGTGGGTCGATAGGTACCGGTTTGTTAATTGGTTCGGGTGGTTCATTGAGCCAGGGCGGACCTGCTAGTTTGATAATTGCCTGGGGACTTGTTGGGACAATGGTGTTCTGTGTTATACATTCCTTAGGTGAATTATGTGTTGCTTTCCCTGTTAATGGTGCATTTTCCACCTACGCAACAAGATTTATAGACCCGTCATGGGGGTTTGCTGTTGGCTGGAACTATGCCATCATGTGGTTGTTTGTGTTGCCGCTAGAGTTGGTTGCGGCTGCAATGTGCATTACCTATTGGAATGATGATATTAATCCAGCTAGTTGGGTAGCCATATTCTATGTTTTCATCTATGGTATCAATCTATTTGGAGTCAAGGGTTATGGAGAAGCTGAGTACTACTTGACCATTCTTAAAATAATAGCAATTGTGGGATTCATAATATTGGGTGTTGTACTAGTATGCGGTGGTGGGCCAACGCATGAATTCATTGGAGGAAAGAATTGGCATATCGGTAAAGGTGCTTTTGCTAATGGGTTTAAAGGAGTTGCAACTACGTTCGTCACCGCATCTTACTCCATGGCAGGTTCAGAAATGGTCGGGTTAGCTAGTgcagaaacaaaaaatcc
The Candida orthopsilosis Co 90-125, chromosome 5 draft sequence genome window above contains:
- a CDS encoding Fcr3 transcriptional regulator (member of the bZIP family) — protein: MSFNTQSTPMFWNNEQYSTPNLANRKQEGDPYGEVAEFAELNQENIASFNQQQNEPCDPLHGQSEQMQYNIPNFQDTNDNFAFQDQQLAYAAPQNGYPYHDIPPQNSTHNSQGNVSYISNDLSPHHVNNNHLASPGTSETSANYDIDKKVLSEQVNGNKRKSKRQLLDEEDAVLIARDDSELTEEELQLKRKAQNRAAQRAFRERKETKLKELEAKLLQSEEERQKLMEQLEIIRKQNLSISTENEILRTNEGSLIASKAPVNKFHFPQSQDDFINEITRGTNHQVKRDSINKVYDNSEGEKLLALGAVWDYLQIKAEEANLDLTTIDFNEVMDKLKGNEKCHGYGPAYPLSLVRQAVEASFK
- a CDS encoding Hal9 protein with Zn(2)-Cys(6) binuclear cluster, which encodes MPDPLNNLQSESEHQSSMSQSNASSLSSQPQQNQTMSLPTDEPLSIGVFRRPKLRSIGTSGSTITQDSTIPLSPRQLNSSTHISDPQPEGFKRKRPRVSKACTYCRKKKVKCDGNLPCSNCQENNEGECVYVADSEKKPKAPKLPPPSKPQKSNKAQTIQQLNSRLDRIENLLGVLTDEIRSARQSASDNQYQSHPTNLDDDENEIRLEKGIENKQQTETTSDNATSPEVQNNKFGSHSIIDIFTKSSLENIFQGLGPHNRIEVQDISHIGIIYNFFSHAFMDSICQPIKTTIRNRTDLMDNTFTDLSIPLEILNYLDDIYMVSYICDSSYVKSLFESYFKNNKKVYTKGPNSKLRSFTWSELMIMTVSIGLCISVIVDERNVGALKKDTKSSSSILQTVSDKQLVEIDSKCFFSAVFYYNRLVLCSEGVETVQALAIFVVYLQTVMSSVKSTHVPIAIAVRYAQDLGFHRIETYDGLSWHEHNTRKRLWWFCQTFEVSYCYRFGKPVIAREYRSASLIDDDKFTATVVQSSIEQMRTLWEEAKTSKDVSKLNELQENKTLHRCAAYFLYRMTKIRLQTFDLIYSISSQNVKLSKILTYIDQMNKDMQDLADIIQPPITICFYNDPRFFFKAENKPSDQVMAFDSAQDNILAMYMNFYQHLMTVNRTAIQEIPLTEENEPLIGKIKECRNISLESARTVLHIVKGSDLISMPYSSFSWYMYEVFAAFCHLASSHFANPNTSEAELDLKLMIETSLKFFSYKNKAIKIQRNCIRQSLYDLTTRYLLRIFSNITNEEVKSKLFSKNKTLQKHLDLPVQFPEFYTSDSQLGVNLNSTSRLFEMWFRAYNFFNIASSSGGNNDGTRESSKPNSSNNESMRSSNANSTRNSNSSGHGSSMGNANTSTRASSEISNTVNDNYDKTPSRKKIDNILKHAISPSNSTKVRSQDYEDHLTDVTDQQSKQKFANPSTHHASHSMPANQLYTPQAKQSDKGEKAYNQESQRQTPQAHKQDYAPGSHPRQSHQIHHVSSASRPASRHSQPQPQPQPQPQPQPQLQPQLQPQLQPQPHRHLHQQPPPQHHQSHYLANYAPRYSDSSPTTSHHSQYSSNTVPQFYQVEWEQPSGQQSHIPFTLDPQSTQLEGVVPTIFESFDHMTDHNVMANDNPQSDSLAQFDHNFMSGSNMNEVPRSFDEND
- a CDS encoding Sti1 protein (protein that interacts with Cdc37p and in two-hybrid system), with translation MTTTDEYKAEGNKYFAAKEFEKAIESFTKAIEASPEPNHVLYSNRSGSYASLKEYDQALKDAEECIKINPSWAKGYNRVGGAQFGLGNLEDAQKAYEKCLSLDSNNAQAKEGLKSVENAIKARNSSGDMGLGAIFRDPNLITKLKSNPKTSELMKDPDLVAKVLQIQANPQTNATQLLSDPRLMTIMATLMGIDMDFPADAGNSSSQGESDTSKSASQPKAESEKKEEPKATEETKTAPATEETKVDSEGDVEMKDAPQGDKDAADKAKAEGNTLYKQRKFDEAIAAYDKAWDLNKDITYLNNRAAAEYEKGDYDAAIATCNKAVDEGRDMRADYKLIAKSFARLGNTYLKKDDLEQAVKYFDKSLTEHRTPDVLNKLRSAQREIKTREAKAYINPEKAEEARLEGKEYFTKGDWPNAVKAYGEMIKRAPEDPRGYSNRAAALVKLLSFPDAVRDCDTAIEKDPDFIRAYIRKANAQLLMKEYSHCMETLNEAREKDSKLGGKNLHEIDQLFGKASTQRFQAIDGETPEQTMERVSKDPEIVQILQDPVMQGILSQARDNPAALQEHMKNPEVAKKVNMLIAAGVIRTR